In Gossypium hirsutum isolate 1008001.06 chromosome A10, Gossypium_hirsutum_v2.1, whole genome shotgun sequence, the DNA window gttcttcataggaaacacccaaactcgtctggaaaaatcatcaataaaggtgacaaaataacgtcttcctccaggtgatggagtcttggacggtccccatacatcagaatgcacataatccagaatacctttagtattgtgaatcccagtgccaaatttcacccttcgttgttttcccagaacacaatgctcgcaaaattcaagtttgcaagtctttgtacctttcaataatccttgcttggctagagtttgcaaggatttttcaccagcatggcccaaacgcatatgccacagctgtgttgcctcagcgtccttcttggtactcgtaattgctgctgctgttgtcccgaccactgtactaccttggtagtaatacagattgttctttcttatgcctttcaacatcaccaatgctcctgaagttgctttaagaactccatctcgtattgtcacaactaggcctttagattctaacgaccccaaagagatgagattcttcttcaactttgggacatatcgtacatcccgcaaaattctagtagatccatcatgactcctcagtttaattgaacctatcccggctattttacatgtgttatcattacccatgtaaacaacccctccatctagtttttgaaattcaaagaaccattcccaaatgggacacatatgataggaacaaccagaatccatgatccactcatctgcatataatgttgaagatgtcatactaagagaaaagtctgactctgcttcactattgcattctgcaacatttgcatcttgcggagtcttcccttttttcttcaattttggacaatctttcttccaatgtcctttttctttgcgaaaggaacattcatctttggcaacaactcgacctttggactttcttctcttcccattagactgactttgctgacgacctcttgttaccaatgcttccactgctgcttcacctgaacctttcaacttatcctttcggcgtagttcatagctatacaatgcagcagttacttcattgaaagttacttccgattttccatgaagtagagtagtttcaaggtactcaaactcctcaggaagcgatcccaacaacattaacgccaagtcttcgtcttcaaaagtcacatccaaattcaacaaatcagccaccagctgattaaaattggtaatgtgctcgttcatcgtggtaccaggaacataactgaaacgaaacagtcttttcttcatatgtaacttattttgactgttcttcttcagaaatttctcctccaatgctttccacaatttacttgcagaagtctctttactgaatgtatacttctgctctctggaaagacatgatcgaattgtaccacatgccaatcggttgatggtcttccattctttatcatcaaccccttctggtttttcttcctcaatggcaatatctagaccctgttgaaagagggcatctagaagctcgcTTTGCCACATGCcaaaatgacctgttccatcaaaaatttccactacaaatctcgtatttgcagttccaatcctcggcaaaatgtacgaagtggaagttgttgatatggatggtttttcttctgtcatttttgccatagcttctacttaatagccaccaaatgcagaatacccacaagctttaggaaatgtttctgatgtgtaagatcagactaagctgcaaacacagagcatactacaaaaccttggctcggataccaattgttgcggaagcgacgataatattaataacaatattatcagaaatatttagataattattatgccaacaattatactaagaaaattcccagttaaattggaggggtcacaatggtcccgcttaaaacccaacaactagacagaactcacttagatatttatagcaataataactaaataaatataaccaacataaagctattaaatataagcaaacaaataagaaataaaataccagagatttaacgaggttcggccaatttagcttacgtcctcggacactaccaaatcaatatttcttctagaaatattacaaaggagaagattttgggatgatacaaccaaagggggaggagttctatatataacaaactaaaccccctccatttctatcttttcctaatgtgggatattgccaatattcaacatcAACTTCAAACTGTGTTCTCATTAAGACAAGCTATGTATTAGAAAAATGGAAGTTTCAGTTGTGTTGGTCTTGTTCTTTTTcacatttcttttctttgttcaaTCCATCAATTGTTCTGGTTTTACTCCTGTTGATGTTTTCTTAATTGATTGCGGCGGAAGCAATCCTGTCGAAGTTGATGGTTCTCGGGTTTTTCGACCCGATAATAGTTTTCGGAATGTGAAATTGTCACCTTCTAGTGGCATTGTTGTTTCTGGGGATGTAATTAACGGTTTAAGTAACTCAGCTCTTTATAGTTCTGTTAGAATCTTTGAAAAAACATCAGTTTATGTTATTGGAACTAAGCAGATTGGTCGCCATTGGTTAAGGTTGCACTTTTTTCCTGTTCAAAACACAAGATACAGTTTGAAATCTGCAGTTTTTTCAGTTATGGCTAATGGAATCACGTTGCACCGGTTTTCGTTTTCGAAATCGAGTCAAAACTCTCCAGTAATGAAGGAATATGTGATCGAGATCGGAGATTCGGGTTTGGAATTGAAGTTTTCTCCAAGCAATGGCTCGGTTGCATTTGTTAATGGGATTGAGGTTGTGGCTTTACCCGACACGAATTTCCCTTCCGGTGTTGTGCCGGTTCCGTTTGGACCGGAAGTTGAGATCCCAAAACGTGTAGCTTTCGAGACGGTTTACAGGATAAACATGGGAGGCCCTGTTTTGACTCCCAAGAATGATTCTATGTGGAGGACATGGGAGACAGATCAAGCTTATTTGATAAGTGCTGCATCGGCCAACAATGTTTCGGTGAATCCGAATTTGATCAAGTACATCGATGGTGTCTCAGCTGAAATTGCACCGAATTCGGTTTATGCTACTGCACAAGAAATGGCTGAAGCAAACGTGACCGATCAGAGGTTTAACATTTCGTGGAGGTTTGATGTCGATGAGGGCTTCACTTATTTCATTAGGCTGCATTTTTGTGACATTGTTAGTACCGTTCTTAACAACTTGATTTTCAATGTTTATATCAACaaacaatctgctttgacatcTTTCGATATTTCCAGTAAGACGATGGTGTTATCGGCTGCTTACTATGCCGACTTCGTCACAAATGTTTCGATGGGATCTAATCGGATTTTGGTTCAAGTCGGTCCACCTGATTTTAGAAATCTTCCAACCAATGCAATTTTGAATGGTTTAGAGATCATGAAAATGAGCAATCCTTGTGGTAGCCTTGTTGGAAATCTGTGTGAAATCCGAAAGAAATCGAAGTTCCCGAGAAGAAAATTGGTTGCTCTAGCAATTTCCTCGGCAGTGGTTTTCGCAGTTTTAGTGTTCGTCGTAGCAGCTCTGTTATTGCGTTTGCACCGGCCAAAGAAGCCTAAACGTTGTCCCTCTACCTGGTTTTCTCTCCCAACGAATGTGGGAAATTCTGATTCGAAAGTTTCGATTTGCAGCCTTGCTTCAACTGCACAATCTCACGGTTTAGGCCGGGTACTATCATTCGCAGAGATTCGTGAAGCAACCAAGAATTTTGACGAGAGCTTGGTCATTGGTGTAGGTGGATTTGGGAAGGTTTATAAGGGTGTTCTAGAGAATGGGGTCATGGTTGCGGTAAAGCGTGGAAATCCCGGATCCCGGCAAGGACTAACCGAGTTCAGGACGGAAATTTTGATGCTTTCCAGGTTGAGGCACAGGCACCTAGTTTCTCTTATAGGCTACTGTGAAGAACAAAATGAGATGATCCTCGTTTACGAGTTCATGGCAGGCGGTCCATTGCGGAAACACTTGTACGGCTCCAATCTTCCATCACTAAGCTGGAAACAACGGCTCGAAATCTGCATCGGAGCTGCGAAAGGCCTGCACTACCTTCACACAGGAGCATCGGACACAATCATTCACCGAGATGTGAAAACAACGAACATACTCCTCGATGAAAATTTCACAGCAAAGGTCGCGGATTTCGGATTGTCGAAACTAGGCCCTACATTAGACCAAACTCATGTAAGCACTGCAGTGAAAGGAAGCTTCGGTTATCTCGACCCAGAGTACTTCCGCCGACAGCAACTCACCGAGAAATCCGATGTGTACTCATTCGGAGTCGTTCTCATGGAAATTTTATGCGCTAGGCCTGCAATTAACCCTGCACTTCCAAGGGAACAAGTGAACATTGCTGAATGGGGTATGTATTGGCAAAAGAGAGGTCAATTACAAAGGATCATAGATTCAAATCTAGTCGGATTAATCAACATCGATTCCTTGAGAAAATTCGGCGAAACGGCTGAGAAATGCTTGGCGGAACACGGAGTTGAAAGGCCTACAATGGGTGATGTGTTATGGAACTTGGAGTATGCTCTTCAACTACAAGAGGCTTCGATACAAAACGATTCATCCGATAACAGCGCGAAACATATTCCGGAAATCCCAGGATGGATCCCTCAAGTCGAATCGGTTGACACCGATCGTTACGATATTGTCAGCGATCAAGTAGCTTCGGATGCAACAACAACGAGTGATGTGTTTTCACAGATTATGGATCCTAGAGGAAGATAGAATTGGAAGGGGTAGGGCcttatttgtttcattttattgTGTGTTtcaaacattttacatttttgcaTGCAGAAATATTAGTTTAGTTGATCATAACTTGaattttatattgttttgatTATTGATACTAAATGAAAATTGAGTGTTGATAAATTTCTGTTTTTGTTATGAAACAGCCCTGTTGTGGTGCCTATAAGTATTTACAAAAATTACATGGTTCAAAACAAGTGTCAAATATAAATGGTCTAATTCTGGTTTTAGTCCCTTTGGCATACTTAAATTTGggatttagtccctctattttaattttttccttggTTAATTTGATCCTCTAGTTTTAAAACCTCATTCATAAATCCAAATTAACAGCATTATTACTTGATGCCATTAATGAGTTTTTTTTGGGTTGTTAGCAGCGAAGttagaaaatatttaagaaaGGTTGAAACTgagatcaaaatataaatttatcattgcattaacattgcaaatttttaattaaattagtaatttcaccatttttgggaCAAAGCCACTGTCTACCCGCCATTGTTACTTGATCACATAGTCAACgtcatatgaaaatttcaatCATGTGCAACCTATAATAAATTTACATTGTTAGCgttgagttatttatttatttatttattattaattgaagGTTTAGTTGCAACTAAAGTACCaactaaaagaatataaaagtagAAATTGACATAAAAATTGATTACGCAGTTCGAAACCTTTTTATACATTTGTTGAGATTTATCAAGAAATTAATCTATCATCTAGTAATTATAGAAGTGGATAATTTAAGTTAAAGACTCATTTATTAAATTCCACTaatattttttccttaaaaacttAACTACAAACAAAACATCAAAACAGTTTATTTAGAAGTATTTTGTACTAAaacaattgaataaaataaacaagtttcTTCAAATAAACAATGTAGACTTGTAATCTTCAGTTAGAGTGAACAAGATATACAACTGGaattgtttttcaattagtttctCTATGGCAGTGAAGTTCTTTCATTTGAATTTCTATACAAATTAGATCTCCTTCAAACTCTTCAATTAAAATTCTTGCTTGAACTTAAAATCTAAGaaaattaatcacataatttgtattaaaatatgtaaacataTATGATAAGTTGAATAGTTTTTTAGTTGCAAAGTGAATTGTAATTAGAACGTGTAACTAGCATTAATGTATATGTTTATTGAGCTATTAATAGAGTGGCAAAGGACTTGTGCTCAAGTCTTCAATTAACATCAATTTCGAGTTAAATTTTGGACAACTCTCACCCTAACCCTCTAGAAGataaataataatcaatttacAAATCAGCAGGGTTAaagttaagaaaaaaatttaggggattgaaattaaattgtctatgtctttataatttttaaagaattaaaataaatttttatcatttttaatggggttaaaatgtaattttacgtttactaatttaaatttcttaaaatttaaagggtcaaaatgacaaaatttccattttaggggggtcaAGGCTCCTGCCAACTCCCCTAAATTCGCCTTTACATATCAGTTAAATGCTTAaaactaattttctttttttaaaaaaatataattactttAATGACATCAACTAAAAGTATTCTTTATTgggactttttttttttgtgttctcTATAATCCATGCTTAAGATTTATGGTTGTTCTTCTTAACAATTTTGTAATTTGTCTTATCACTACACCCAACACTTGTCGGTATTAGTTTAGatttattaataacattataaaactaatatattaaataatgtcaaattaaagtaGTTagaataaatctctaatttcaatatagtaaaaatgtatataataatagtGTAAAGCTTAGTCTCACATTTATAATTGCTTCTCATTATTCCAATATAGATTTGTTTATAAACTGAGTAGCTCACGTGACTTAATTGGTCTAactcaaatttaaattaaataaattttaaaaatttttatttaaatttaactataaaaatatagaaatattttaatatttttaaaagtgtgCCTCAGCTATCCATGAATGACTATATAATTTCCCAGCTTAATTTGACTTGGCATATGAATAACTTTAATAATAGaatctaaaataaattattacccTAAACTGGGGAGGAAAATGGgcaaatcataatattttattcaagTCACGTAAATTATAACAAAgaattaatgaaataaattattacgTCTTTCTGGAGACGTGAGGAGACAAGTGTTCAATAATAATCAACAAAAATTGCACGATGGATGAAATAAATCAATCATAGAAAAAGAATAAATGTGGAGaaggaaaataaattcaattattaacaaAAAGACGTAATTGATTGTACGAGAAGCTCTTTGTTGGGGAGATGGTCGGTCCAATATGATCTGACTCTACATTATTAATTTTGCATTTACATTTCACATCTCATTTTGTCCCCCTACCAATAATTTTGGTTTCTTCCTCTCCTTTTCTccttttaagtttatttaaattttcaacccaAGTCGAAAAATTATAGTTAACTCGATTTAATATgctacaaattttaaatattttattattttaataatagctttttaggtataattatacaaaaccaaatattaatataaattttacgtTAAAGTATTAAAAGGCTCTCTCGgatataatttgaaaattaattggGTCTTTAGTTGAAAAATGTAATCAATTAAACTTTAAATCCAAAAATAACAATCAATTGGGCCTTTCGAATTATCGTTTCTATTCATGCTCCTAGTAGATTATTAAATGctcatgaaaattttgatgacaTGACGATTGGCGTGGAGGGcttaattgatttattattattattttacgaGGTCTTAATTGACTTTTTAAGTATTTTAGGAGAGCTTAATTCATTTTTAGGGATTATataacactttcaaaaattataaaaaataataaaaatttataaaaaagcaataattttaattttttataacatttaataacttatatatatttttataatttttaaaaaaatttatactattatagtaatttataataagttttaagttttttaataaaaattactactctttttttttttttgttttcccatACATGTTGCCCCACGTCAAAATGTAAACCATCCTTATCAACGTGCATTGATCATGTTTCCTCAATCAAAACCATTATTCATTACTTACCTTAAATTACCACACACTAAATCTATTATTTCTTGAACCTTTTACTCAACACCCCATCCAAGTCGATTATCATCACATCTCAAGCTcccttattaaaatttaatccaaaccttcaaatttttaaaaaaagaactaTAAGTTTCTtatacatattttaacttttacaactttttataCTTTCAATAAGCTTTTctaacttttttattaatttttataattttttatcattttaattaattttatataattttctatcatttctagatttttataatatttatttaatattttcattatttcatagcatattaataaaattttataacatttagtaattttttaaaattttataatatttaataattttctataaattttataataaacttaatattttcattttagttatttttataaaaaattctataATTTCATGAGAATTTTTATATAATCTCAAAAATCAATAACACTTCAATTAAACCCTCAATGTCAGCCATCATATCATCTATCACATCATCCATTACGTTAACACTTAATAGTCCGTGAGAGACTTTTAATGAAAATGACAATTCGAAAGACTCAATTAATTATTACTTTTGAGTTAAAGGTCTAATTATTTATACTTTTCAACTAAGACctaattgatttttgaaaagtttttcaatatttttacctaaactttattattatatattttaaatcaatataaaagaatattttaataattatattgtgACAAAGCTGGCTggtttttcataaactcaccttaAAATCCGGTTTAAAAAATCTGACCTAATCAAATTGAGTTGGATCAAAACCCATCGGATCCGGGGTTTTTCATCCCCGGAACTCAATACTAGGGGTTGCATTCTAGTGGGTCCGTTTACAACCACATTAAATAGCCTATCCCTATGGGCCCGCAATAATTGCACGTTGTGATATAGAATATTCAAATGGTCGGTTTCTAGCCGCCCATCTCGGTCGCCTCTACGAGACTCTCAATGGACCACACACCACACAATTATCATCTTGGCCCACCGCATCATTGGGTCGGCTATCAAGCCGAATTCCCCGTAACTACAATCAATCACAGCCACACAAGTGGCAATCAGAGGTCCCACTCATTAGCTGTAAAGTCACCGACATGTGGCATAAAAAACCACGGCCCCCTGCTCTTCCACTGTGCTCCTTTTTTACCGGGTACCTGCATTACCGGTTACTTAGCCGTTATTTTAGGTATATTTAAAATTCAACCTCTTATTAAACACTTTATCACACAAAAGCTACTTTCTTAGAAACCAAAGTAGCAAACTTGTTTTGATCAAAGAAAATTTAGGCTGAGTAAAAATGCCGATGAATAGAATTGCGGTTGGGACAGCGGGAGAGGCCAGCCATCCGACTGTGATAAAAGCGGCTTTGGCTGAATTCTTTTCCATG includes these proteins:
- the LOC107895852 gene encoding receptor-like protein kinase THESEUS 1, giving the protein MEVSVVLVLFFFTFLFFVQSINCSGFTPVDVFLIDCGGSNPVEVDGSRVFRPDNSFRNVKLSPSSGIVVSGDVINGLSNSALYSSVRIFEKTSVYVIGTKQIGRHWLRLHFFPVQNTRYSLKSAVFSVMANGITLHRFSFSKSSQNSPVMKEYVIEIGDSGLELKFSPSNGSVAFVNGIEVVALPDTNFPSGVVPVPFGPEVEIPKRVAFETVYRINMGGPVLTPKNDSMWRTWETDQAYLISAASANNVSVNPNLIKYIDGVSAEIAPNSVYATAQEMAEANVTDQRFNISWRFDVDEGFTYFIRLHFCDIVSTVLNNLIFNVYINKQSALTSFDISSKTMVLSAAYYADFVTNVSMGSNRILVQVGPPDFRNLPTNAILNGLEIMKMSNPCGSLVGNLCEIRKKSKFPRRKLVALAISSAVVFAVLVFVVAALLLRLHRPKKPKRCPSTWFSLPTNVGNSDSKVSICSLASTAQSHGLGRVLSFAEIREATKNFDESLVIGVGGFGKVYKGVLENGVMVAVKRGNPGSRQGLTEFRTEILMLSRLRHRHLVSLIGYCEEQNEMILVYEFMAGGPLRKHLYGSNLPSLSWKQRLEICIGAAKGLHYLHTGASDTIIHRDVKTTNILLDENFTAKVADFGLSKLGPTLDQTHVSTAVKGSFGYLDPEYFRRQQLTEKSDVYSFGVVLMEILCARPAINPALPREQVNIAEWGMYWQKRGQLQRIIDSNLVGLINIDSLRKFGETAEKCLAEHGVERPTMGDVLWNLEYALQLQEASIQNDSSDNSAKHIPEIPGWIPQVESVDTDRYDIVSDQVASDATTTSDVFSQIMDPRGR